The Sandaracinaceae bacterium genome contains a region encoding:
- a CDS encoding DUF4215 domain-containing protein has protein sequence MRARSALPGRRALALALALALAAVGCANGQRHGPNRGAPDAGPPYDWTDEHLPPLVEGCGDGIVDPGESCDDANTDADDGCVACRWSALCGNGVIEGAETCDDGNRINGDGCRASCEVEQCGDGQLDAPAEACDASSGACVGCAPAAGCGDGQLVAPEACDDGNAADWDGCSAGCETEELFILTELGFATDPALGCDVTGTGSLQNAAGRALTSTAVAWNSQVARQFRDSTERPAIAINGWQRGTPLPERVRLAMFGAVILDPLARVVTPAGLPFDYVHAVTDGERIMSDVADIALNADGAVVIEEPLRRARFTLAARPDDVNPQRIEGTVCGVLEVRSLAHAMDLFGSGTASGYPLCQEVERVISLADLVGAGRRLGFVPTQPDTDLDGDGLEQLIVAGLPTDLCTPIIVGCVEGDGTEIHDPNCIFDFDDGWSTSFFVVAERASFAGP, from the coding sequence ATGAGGGCACGCTCTGCGCTCCCTGGTCGCCGGGCGCTCGCGCTCGCCCTCGCGCTCGCCCTCGCGGCGGTAGGCTGCGCGAACGGCCAGCGGCACGGTCCAAACCGCGGCGCCCCCGACGCGGGCCCACCCTACGACTGGACCGATGAGCACCTGCCCCCGCTGGTCGAGGGCTGCGGTGACGGCATCGTCGACCCGGGGGAGAGCTGCGACGACGCCAACACGGACGCAGATGACGGGTGCGTCGCGTGCCGCTGGAGCGCGCTGTGTGGCAACGGCGTCATCGAGGGAGCCGAGACCTGCGACGACGGAAACCGCATCAACGGGGACGGCTGCCGCGCGTCGTGCGAGGTTGAGCAGTGCGGTGACGGCCAGCTCGACGCGCCCGCCGAGGCCTGCGACGCGAGCAGCGGAGCCTGTGTTGGCTGCGCCCCGGCAGCAGGTTGTGGCGACGGTCAGCTGGTGGCTCCCGAGGCGTGCGACGACGGCAACGCGGCCGACTGGGACGGCTGCTCAGCTGGCTGCGAGACCGAGGAGCTCTTCATCCTGACCGAGCTGGGCTTCGCGACTGACCCGGCCCTGGGCTGCGACGTCACGGGCACGGGATCGCTGCAGAACGCCGCCGGGCGCGCGCTGACAAGCACGGCCGTGGCCTGGAATTCCCAGGTCGCGCGGCAGTTCCGCGACTCCACCGAGCGGCCGGCCATCGCGATCAACGGCTGGCAGCGGGGCACGCCCCTGCCCGAGCGGGTGCGCTTGGCGATGTTTGGCGCGGTCATCTTGGACCCGCTGGCCCGCGTGGTCACCCCCGCCGGCCTGCCCTTTGACTACGTCCACGCGGTGACCGACGGCGAGCGCATCATGTCGGACGTGGCGGACATCGCGCTGAACGCGGACGGCGCGGTGGTCATCGAAGAGCCGCTGCGGCGCGCGCGCTTCACCCTCGCCGCGCGGCCCGACGACGTGAACCCGCAGCGCATCGAGGGCACCGTCTGCGGCGTGCTGGAGGTGCGCTCCCTGGCGCACGCCATGGACCTCTTCGGCTCCGGCACAGCCAGCGGCTACCCCCTCTGCCAAGAGGTCGAGCGCGTCATCAGCCTGGCCGACCTGGTGGGCGCCGGGCGGCGCCTGGGCTTTGTGCCAACGCAGCCTGACACTGACCTCGACGGCGACGGCCTCGAGCAGCTGATCGTCGCCGGGCTCCCCACGGACCTGTGCACGCCCATCATCGTGGGCTGCGTGGAAGGGGACGGCACCGAGATCCACGACCCCAACTGCATCTTCGACTTCGACGACGGCTGGTCCACGTCGTTCTTCGTGGTGGCCGAGCGCGCGAGCTTCGCGGGGCCGTAG
- a CDS encoding OmpA family protein, with protein MSESVADFQAAMALWNAGMCAEAEVRLQSVDPRLLEVPNNQAALDISRATCAFFAEGELAKAQELALGAAQGTTDNAANGAALVSMMFQSLCNFDEALNWAFRSEAARPTWQTSGALASSAFIYRQQGRPELAARAATRYLDEFPADWFQSPRSTPPPGSHIDRVAAHQIHSQLRAVLWLLLLDVEGDVEIPPQELEALRTIAAPDWAGDIRRSEAFLQSNAAAQFHVAELDRLRGILAVAEVLGLDADQVAALKAARDRHTEQLSTAGPCAEVATFYRLRGEREASQVDVPGAPIEVDFDFDGLVGQDDLCPHEPETVNGVDDSDGCPDESLAYVERRQIVITEQVLFATDSADVLPDSLPLLRQVAQILLTYREITLVRVEGHTDHRGTWDHNISLSTRRAEAVRGQLIALGVDGSRLEAVGYGYGRPLSYGASDLEMQRNRRVEFLILGQDARANGPGNGH; from the coding sequence ATGTCCGAGAGCGTCGCCGACTTTCAAGCGGCTATGGCCCTGTGGAACGCGGGCATGTGTGCGGAGGCGGAGGTGCGCTTGCAGTCGGTCGACCCGCGGCTCCTTGAGGTGCCGAACAACCAGGCCGCTTTGGACATCAGCAGGGCCACCTGCGCCTTCTTCGCCGAGGGCGAGCTCGCAAAAGCTCAGGAGCTTGCCCTCGGTGCGGCGCAAGGTACGACCGACAACGCCGCGAACGGTGCGGCCCTAGTGTCCATGATGTTCCAGAGCCTGTGCAATTTCGACGAAGCACTGAACTGGGCCTTTCGGTCAGAGGCCGCACGGCCTACTTGGCAAACGAGTGGTGCGCTCGCCTCCAGCGCGTTCATCTATCGGCAGCAAGGGCGTCCGGAGCTCGCGGCGCGCGCAGCGACGCGCTACCTCGACGAATTCCCTGCTGACTGGTTCCAGTCGCCGCGCTCGACTCCTCCCCCCGGCTCTCACATCGACCGCGTCGCTGCTCATCAGATCCACAGTCAGCTTCGAGCCGTCCTCTGGCTCCTGCTGCTGGACGTTGAGGGCGACGTTGAGATCCCACCGCAGGAGCTGGAGGCGCTACGCACGATCGCCGCGCCAGACTGGGCCGGTGACATTCGTCGGAGCGAAGCATTTCTTCAGTCCAACGCGGCGGCTCAGTTCCACGTTGCCGAGTTGGACCGCCTGCGGGGCATCCTGGCCGTTGCTGAGGTGTTGGGTCTCGATGCTGACCAAGTCGCGGCTTTGAAAGCCGCACGAGACCGCCACACGGAGCAGCTATCCACGGCCGGACCTTGCGCCGAAGTCGCGACCTTCTACCGACTGCGTGGCGAACGGGAGGCCAGCCAAGTTGACGTCCCCGGCGCCCCTATCGAAGTGGACTTCGACTTCGACGGGTTGGTTGGGCAAGACGACCTGTGCCCTCACGAACCCGAGACCGTCAACGGAGTGGACGACTCCGACGGGTGCCCGGACGAGTCCCTGGCCTACGTCGAACGTCGCCAGATCGTCATCACCGAGCAGGTGCTGTTCGCGACCGACAGCGCGGATGTGCTACCCGACTCTCTGCCGCTCCTGCGCCAGGTCGCGCAGATCCTCCTGACCTACCGCGAGATCACGCTCGTCCGGGTCGAAGGACACACGGACCATCGCGGGACATGGGACCACAACATCTCCCTCTCGACCCGCCGAGCCGAAGCGGTCCGCGGTCAGCTCATCGCCCTGGGAGTCGACGGAAGTAGACTAGAGGCCGTCGGCTACGGTTACGGCAGACCGCTCTCCTACGGCGCCTCTGACCTGGAGATGCAGCGCAACCGGCGCGTCGAGTTCTTGATCTTGGGCCAGGATGCCAGAGCCAACGGTCCAGGAAACGGCCACTAG